CTAAACTTTCTAGGTTCTGTACTATATATTGCGGCACATCCAGATGATGAGAACAATCGATTAATTTCCTATTTTTCAAATAACGTAAAAGCAGAAACGGGGTATTTATCATTAACTCGTGGTGATGGAGGACAAAATCTTATAGGCCCAGAACTCAGAGAACTTTTAGGGGTTATAAGAACTCAAGAACTTATTGAAGCCCGTAAAATTGACGGTGGAGAACAGTTCTTCTCTCGTGCGAATGACTTTGGCTTCTCTAAAAACCCTGATGAAACATTGCAAATTTGGGATAAGGAGCAAGTGCTTAGTGATGTTATTTGGGTCATCCGAAAATTTCAACCTGATGTCATTATCAATAGATTTGATCATCGTTCTCCAGGAACTACTCACGGACATCATACATCCTCAGCAATGCTAAGTTTTGAAGCTTTTGATAAAGCTAGTGATTCCAAAGTTTTTCCAAATCAGTTAGCTTTTGTAGAGACTTGGAAACCTAAACGATTGTTTTTTAATACGTCTTGGTGGTTTTATGGTAGCAAAGAAAAATTTGATGCCGCAGATAAAAGTAATTTAATAGATTTAAAATTAGGAACTTATTACCCGTCTTTGGGTAAATCCAATCAAGAAATTGCCGCTTTAAGCAGAAGTCGTCATCAATCACAAGGATTTGGTTCTACTGGAACTCGTGGTGAGGAAGATGAATATTTAGAATTCTTAAAAGGAGATACTCCAAAAGACAATAGCAACCTCTTTGATGGAATTGATACAACATGGAATAGAGTTCCTGATGGAAAACCAATTGGGGCAATTCTAGCTGCTGTTGAAAAAAACTTTGATTTTAAAAACCCTTCTGCTAGTATTCCTGAATTGGTAAAAGCCTATGCATTACTTCAAAAATTAGAGGATTCCCATTGGAGAACCATTAAATCAGAAGAACTAAAAAAAGTTATTGAAGCTTGCGCCGGCCTTTATCTTGAAGCTATAGCTCCAAGTCAAGAAGTTACCCCTGGAACTACTCTTAAAGTAAAATTAGAAGCCATTAACAGAAGTAATGCTACCATAAATTGGAAGGCCATTCAAACGTTTCCGTATTCAACGAATGATTTGTCTGTCACTGAACTGATCAATAATAAACCGATTAACAAGACTATTTCAATTCAAATACCTAACACTATTGATTACACCAATGCTTATTGGCTAAACCAAAAAGGAACCGTTGGTATGTATCGTGTAGACGACCAAAGAAATATTGGAAATCCTGATGTATTACGCCTCATTAAAGTTACTTTCATGACTGAAATTAACGGAGTGGTGATTCCATTTGAAAAAAATGTAGTGTATAAATATAATGACGAAGTGAAAGGGGAAGTCTACCAACCTTTAGACATTGTTCCAACCGTTACCTCAAGCTTTGCTGAA
The window above is part of the Flavobacterium sp. N1994 genome. Proteins encoded here:
- a CDS encoding PIG-L family deacetylase, whose protein sequence is MKHFILFSLLLVSLKLVAQQPAKPNAVEIYSQIQKLNFLGSVLYIAAHPDDENNRLISYFSNNVKAETGYLSLTRGDGGQNLIGPELRELLGVIRTQELIEARKIDGGEQFFSRANDFGFSKNPDETLQIWDKEQVLSDVIWVIRKFQPDVIINRFDHRSPGTTHGHHTSSAMLSFEAFDKASDSKVFPNQLAFVETWKPKRLFFNTSWWFYGSKEKFDAADKSNLIDLKLGTYYPSLGKSNQEIAALSRSRHQSQGFGSTGTRGEEDEYLEFLKGDTPKDNSNLFDGIDTTWNRVPDGKPIGAILAAVEKNFDFKNPSASIPELVKAYALLQKLEDSHWRTIKSEELKKVIEACAGLYLEAIAPSQEVTPGTTLKVKLEAINRSNATINWKAIQTFPYSTNDLSVTELINNKPINKTISIQIPNTIDYTNAYWLNQKGTVGMYRVDDQRNIGNPDVLRLIKVTFMTEINGVVIPFEKNVVYKYNDEVKGEVYQPLDIVPTVTSSFAEKVYIFNSDKEKTVSVKVKAGKENIQGTVKLQVPENWKVTPAEIPFTMTRKGEEIVATFTVSPSKEASEVVIKSLVTVNDETFDKSKIDINYSHIYNQIVLKSAEAKGIRLNIKTKNEKIAYIMGAGDEVPKCLQQMGYDVEILKPEQIAAEKLANFDVVMTGIRAYNVVNELAFKQNILLDFVKNGKTMIVQYNTTDELVTKDIAPFMLKISRDRVTEENAEVRFLAYGNPILNTPNKITADDFKGWKQEQGLYYPNEWDANFTPILSANDKGETPKNGALLIAKYGKGNYVYTGLSFFRELPEGVPGAYRLLANIIAIGK